A window of the Desulfonatronum sp. SC1 genome harbors these coding sequences:
- a CDS encoding long-chain fatty acid--CoA ligase, producing MIDVPSPWRKFYDPEVPTPFEPEAVAIHELLARSAREHPQRKAIVFQNWSTTYAEFDRLTGVMAANLRRLGLTAGTRVAVLLPNLPQTLITYFAILKAGGVVVMMNPLYMENELHDQISDSSAEFLVTLDLLWSKVAGFRRRVHLKKIIVASIADALGFPLRQLYKLKAWKQGMGKDVPYDDGAIIPWKEIVKGQDVYSQVVDDPRNHLAMLQYTGGTTGVPKGVMLSHANLTANVQQCLAMLPKLKKSQHTLLAVLPFFHIFGLTVCMNFAVGLGATIIPFPRLVVADLLKAIQKYKPTIFPAVPAIFVAMVQHKNLGQFKLSSIDYCISGSAPLPVEVMQKFQKLTGAEIIEGYGLTEASPVTHLNPLDGKHKPGSIGIPLPGTEAGIVDMEGGAVPVPMGKLGELVVRGHQVMQGYWNRADETASTIRNTWLYTGDIAYMDEDGFCFIVDRKKDLIITGGYNVYPRDVDEVLYEHPKVKEAVAVGIPHPTRGEIVKAFIVPKDGEVIEQSEIIEFCSQKLAKYKVPRRVEFRTELPKTLVGKVLRRALRQEEEEKVKERRNRRMGD from the coding sequence ATGATCGACGTTCCGAGCCCTTGGCGAAAATTCTACGACCCCGAAGTTCCCACTCCGTTTGAGCCGGAGGCCGTGGCCATCCATGAATTGCTGGCCCGGTCGGCCCGAGAGCATCCCCAGCGCAAGGCTATCGTCTTTCAAAACTGGTCCACAACCTACGCCGAATTTGATCGTCTGACCGGGGTTATGGCCGCGAATCTGCGACGGCTGGGGCTGACTGCGGGAACCCGGGTCGCTGTGCTCCTGCCGAACCTGCCCCAGACTCTGATCACATACTTCGCTATCCTTAAGGCCGGGGGCGTGGTGGTGATGATGAACCCCCTGTACATGGAGAACGAGCTGCACGACCAGATTTCAGACAGCTCTGCGGAGTTTTTAGTCACCCTGGATCTGCTTTGGTCCAAGGTCGCGGGGTTTCGTCGGCGCGTGCATCTGAAAAAAATCATCGTCGCCAGCATTGCCGACGCCCTGGGCTTTCCCCTGCGCCAGCTCTACAAGCTCAAGGCCTGGAAGCAGGGCATGGGTAAGGACGTCCCGTATGATGACGGCGCGATCATCCCTTGGAAGGAGATCGTGAAAGGGCAGGATGTCTATAGTCAGGTTGTCGACGATCCGCGCAACCATTTGGCCATGCTCCAGTACACCGGCGGGACCACAGGCGTACCCAAAGGGGTGATGTTGTCCCATGCCAACCTGACCGCCAATGTGCAGCAGTGCCTGGCCATGCTGCCCAAGCTTAAGAAGTCCCAGCACACCCTGCTGGCCGTGCTGCCGTTTTTTCATATTTTCGGTCTGACGGTCTGCATGAACTTCGCCGTGGGACTGGGCGCGACCATCATCCCCTTCCCGAGGCTGGTGGTGGCCGATTTGCTGAAGGCAATTCAGAAGTACAAGCCCACGATTTTTCCGGCCGTCCCGGCTATTTTCGTGGCCATGGTCCAGCACAAGAATCTCGGCCAGTTCAAGCTGTCCTCCATTGACTACTGTATTTCCGGCTCAGCGCCGCTGCCCGTGGAAGTCATGCAGAAATTCCAGAAACTGACCGGCGCCGAGATCATAGAAGGCTACGGCCTGACCGAAGCCTCGCCGGTGACCCACCTCAACCCTCTGGACGGCAAGCACAAGCCCGGCTCCATCGGTATCCCCCTGCCCGGCACCGAAGCGGGCATCGTGGACATGGAGGGTGGGGCCGTGCCCGTGCCCATGGGCAAGCTGGGCGAGCTGGTTGTCCGAGGGCATCAGGTCATGCAAGGCTACTGGAACCGAGCCGACGAGACCGCCTCCACCATCCGCAATACCTGGCTGTACACCGGGGATATCGCCTACATGGACGAGGACGGATTCTGCTTTATCGTGGACCGCAAGAAGGATCTGATCATCACCGGTGGGTACAACGTTTACCCCCGGGACGTGGACGAGGTGCTCTACGAGCATCCCAAGGTCAAGGAGGCCGTGGCCGTGGGCATCCCGCATCCCACCAGGGGCGAAATCGTCAAGGCCTTCATCGTGCCCAAGGATGGCGAAGTGATCGAACAATCGGAAATCATCGAATTCTGCTCTCAGAAACTGGCCAAGTACAAAGTCCCCCGCCGGGTGGAGTTCCGCACCGAACTGCCGAAGACTTTGGTGGGCAAGGTGTTGCGGCGGGCTTTACGTCAGGAGGAAGAGGAAAAGGTGAAAGAGCGAAGAAATAGACGGATGGGGGACTGA
- a CDS encoding UbiA family prenyltransferase — protein sequence MSKYDIPIVVDLDGTLIQSDILFESFFNSLPKSIFQPHRLLKSLCDGKSHLKSYLSDLSKIDICHIPYNKDVLELLKKYKSQGTSIVLATATHRVYADAVAKHLGIFDLVIATEGSVNLSARNKRDALVTRFGDKGFDYMGNSHDDLCVWASSRKAILVNPDLGVERKARALVNVDQVLRTKSPVWKVWPRALRFHQWVKNLLLFVPLLAAHRIWEIDLLFLGLMAFVSFSLCASSVYLLNDLLDLEDDRHHPTKSNRPFASGALPLHHGVMAIPALLCLGFSLSLLFLPAGFTLALAAYYGLTLAYSLTLKRLMMVDVITLASLYTLRIIAGSLAFGVELTFWMLAFSMFLFLSLALVKRYAELHQARKKGGTAKAHGRDYYPGDLQMVSSLGAAAGYLAVLVLALYIQDESTLTLYSRPEMIWLACPVLLFWISRVWMITHRGGMQDDPVLFAVKDTVSLLTGVLFGLAFWMAI from the coding sequence ATGAGTAAATATGACATTCCAATTGTAGTCGACTTAGATGGAACACTTATTCAGTCAGATATTCTATTTGAATCTTTTTTCAATTCTTTGCCAAAATCAATATTTCAACCACATAGATTATTGAAATCATTATGTGATGGAAAGTCTCACCTTAAAAGTTATTTATCAGATTTGTCAAAAATCGATATCTGTCATATCCCATACAACAAAGATGTACTTGAGTTATTGAAAAAATATAAATCACAAGGCACTTCAATTGTTCTTGCGACAGCGACACACCGTGTTTACGCCGATGCCGTAGCAAAACATTTAGGTATATTTGATCTTGTTATTGCCACAGAAGGGTCGGTAAATCTGTCTGCTCGCAATAAACGCGATGCCTTGGTTACAAGGTTTGGCGATAAGGGCTTTGACTATATGGGCAACTCCCATGATGACCTCTGCGTTTGGGCATCATCGCGAAAAGCTATCCTGGTCAACCCTGACCTTGGTGTTGAGCGCAAGGCCCGCGCCTTGGTCAACGTTGATCAAGTGTTGCGTACCAAGTCGCCTGTCTGGAAGGTTTGGCCAAGGGCTTTGCGTTTTCATCAATGGGTCAAGAATCTGCTCTTGTTCGTGCCCTTGCTGGCAGCCCACAGAATATGGGAAATAGACCTTTTGTTTTTGGGCCTTATGGCTTTTGTCAGTTTTAGTCTTTGCGCTTCCAGCGTATATCTGCTCAATGATCTCCTTGATCTGGAAGATGACCGCCATCACCCCACCAAAAGTAATCGCCCTTTTGCATCCGGAGCTTTGCCCCTGCATCATGGGGTCATGGCCATTCCGGCTCTTCTTTGTCTCGGATTTTCCTTGTCTTTGTTGTTTTTACCTGCTGGATTTACCTTGGCCCTGGCCGCTTATTACGGATTGACCCTAGCATATTCTTTAACTTTGAAACGCCTGATGATGGTGGACGTGATCACCCTGGCTTCCCTGTATACCCTGCGAATTATTGCCGGCTCACTAGCCTTTGGCGTTGAGCTCACGTTTTGGATGCTGGCTTTTTCCATGTTTCTTTTTTTAAGCTTGGCCCTGGTCAAGCGCTATGCTGAGTTACATCAGGCTCGCAAAAAAGGTGGAACGGCCAAGGCTCACGGACGAGACTACTACCCAGGTGACCTGCAGATGGTTTCATCGCTTGGCGCTGCCGCAGGATATCTTGCCGTGCTGGTATTGGCCCTGTACATTCAGGATGAAAGCACTTTGACTCTGTATTCCAGACCAGAAATGATCTGGCTGGCCTGTCCTGTGCTGCTGTTTTGGATCAGCCGGGTCTGGATGATTACCCATCGCGGTGGCATGCAAGACGATCCAGTGCTGTTCGCGGTCAAGGATACTGTTAGCCTCCTGACTGGAGTTCTGTTCGGATTGGCATTCTGGATGGCGATATGA
- a CDS encoding FAD-binding oxidoreductase, whose translation MKQNFVESWGRFPRDPQQAHPVNWLGDVSRVLTQLARDNKHTLPFGSGLSYGDSCLAVSDHVLHLRPLDRFLVADWD comes from the coding sequence ATGAAGCAAAATTTTGTAGAATCCTGGGGCCGATTTCCCCGCGACCCGCAGCAGGCACATCCGGTCAACTGGCTGGGCGACGTCTCCCGTGTGCTGACGCAACTGGCTCGTGACAACAAACATACCCTGCCCTTTGGCAGCGGCTTGAGCTATGGAGACAGCTGCCTAGCAGTCAGCGACCATGTCCTCCATCTACGCCCCCTGGATCGTTTTCTGGTCGCTGACTGGGACTAG
- a CDS encoding FAD-binding oxidoreductase has translation MIRAEAGVTLEELLALAVPRGWFLPVTPGTRYVTLAGAVANDVHGKNHHVRGTFGRHVRRFELVRSDGSTLECTPQDNPDFFAATIGGLGLTGVITWVELALMPIRSSRIVTTHVRFGCLDDFLDLSTELDPVHEYTVAWIDCLARGRSAGRGVYMVGNHAQDGHLEADAGRRLGVPVVLPFSAVNRLSLRLFNTVYYRARKSGRHSLVVPYSPFFYPLDKILHWNRLYGSKGFQQYQCVVPENNARNAMHEILQVIASVGSGSFLAVLKRCGDVPSPGLLSFPLPGATLALDFPRSGGTNDTLFPRLDAIVRSAGGRLYPAKDAAMSGEDFRTFYPNWERLEALRDPALCSRFWKRVTSC, from the coding sequence GTGATTCGGGCTGAGGCCGGGGTCACCCTGGAGGAACTGCTGGCTCTGGCCGTTCCCCGTGGCTGGTTTTTGCCCGTTACTCCGGGGACGCGCTACGTGACCCTGGCTGGAGCCGTGGCCAACGACGTACATGGCAAGAATCATCACGTTCGCGGAACCTTCGGCCGACACGTGCGACGTTTCGAGCTGGTTCGCTCGGATGGTTCGACCCTGGAATGTACTCCGCAAGACAACCCTGATTTTTTCGCGGCTACTATCGGCGGACTCGGGCTGACCGGGGTCATCACTTGGGTGGAGCTGGCCCTGATGCCCATTCGTTCCAGCCGGATCGTGACCACTCATGTCCGCTTCGGCTGCTTGGATGATTTCCTGGACCTATCCACGGAACTGGACCCTGTCCACGAGTACACCGTGGCCTGGATCGATTGCCTGGCCCGGGGCCGCAGCGCAGGACGGGGGGTGTACATGGTGGGCAATCATGCCCAGGACGGCCATCTGGAAGCTGATGCCGGACGGCGATTGGGTGTGCCGGTGGTGCTGCCTTTTTCAGCTGTGAACCGGCTTTCCTTGCGCCTGTTCAACACCGTTTACTACCGGGCACGGAAATCTGGTCGACATTCCCTGGTGGTACCTTATTCTCCGTTCTTCTACCCGCTGGACAAAATCTTGCATTGGAACCGGCTATACGGTTCCAAAGGCTTCCAGCAATACCAGTGCGTGGTCCCGGAGAACAATGCAAGAAACGCCATGCATGAAATCCTGCAGGTCATTGCCAGCGTCGGCAGTGGTTCTTTTCTTGCCGTTCTCAAACGCTGCGGCGATGTGCCATCGCCGGGCCTGCTTTCCTTCCCTCTACCAGGGGCTACCCTGGCCTTGGACTTTCCGCGTAGCGGAGGGACTAACGACACACTTTTTCCCCGACTGGACGCCATTGTCCGTTCCGCCGGGGGCCGGCTCTACCCGGCCAAGGACGCGGCCATGTCTGGCGAGGATTTCCGGACATTCTACCCCAACTGGGAACGCCTGGAGGCCCTGCGTGACCCGGCCCTTTGTTCCCGTT